In Nostoc sp. UHCC 0926, a single genomic region encodes these proteins:
- a CDS encoding Uma2 family endonuclease, giving the protein MTSQSALTLPDHTQLPDSDGTFVKNWQEHPQSILLTDSIKLVLEELHPDGQYCIGQDSGIYWRLTDPPEKGAEAPDWFYVPNVPPTLNGKMRRSYVLWKEYIAPLIVLEFVSGDGSEERDNTPPSQGEGGNVGKFWVYEQAIRVPYYGIYEVAKAQVQVYHLVDNTYQVMKPNERGHYPIAPMGVELGIWQGLYQNAELPWLRWWDAQGNLLLTGYERTEVERQKRERIVEKLRSLSIEQLNALGIDPEMLD; this is encoded by the coding sequence ATGACTTCCCAATCGGCATTAACTTTACCTGACCACACCCAGTTACCAGACTCAGATGGTACGTTCGTGAAAAACTGGCAAGAGCATCCCCAAAGTATCTTACTCACTGACTCAATTAAACTTGTCCTAGAGGAACTTCATCCTGACGGTCAATATTGTATTGGACAAGATTCTGGCATCTACTGGCGATTGACAGATCCTCCTGAGAAGGGCGCTGAGGCACCAGACTGGTTTTATGTACCCAATGTACCACCGACCCTTAACGGTAAAATGCGGCGTTCATACGTCCTGTGGAAGGAGTATATTGCACCCTTGATTGTGTTGGAATTTGTCTCTGGAGACGGTTCAGAAGAACGAGATAACACACCGCCATCTCAAGGAGAAGGTGGAAATGTTGGTAAGTTTTGGGTTTATGAGCAAGCAATTCGAGTGCCTTATTATGGGATTTATGAAGTAGCAAAAGCGCAGGTGCAAGTTTACCACCTAGTCGATAATACTTATCAAGTGATGAAACCCAATGAACGAGGACATTACCCAATTGCTCCTATGGGGGTAGAGTTAGGAATCTGGCAGGGTTTGTATCAAAATGCAGAGTTACCTTGGTTGCGGTGGTGGGATGCACAAGGAAATTTATTGTTAACAGGTTATGAACGCACTGAAGTTGAGCGACAAAAGCGGGAGAGAATTGTAGAGAAATTGCGATCGCTCTCTATTGAACAACTCAACGCTTTAGGAATTGACCCAGAAATGTTGGATTAA